The proteins below come from a single Chrysoperla carnea chromosome 1, inChrCarn1.1, whole genome shotgun sequence genomic window:
- the LOC123294885 gene encoding uncharacterized protein LOC123294885 gives MAEERYKCPECRCECPKCSECRAKCPKCKCNVPPTTYSECNCECIECKNDYDQGSEAGLGTNLRQMARFALFSTLAGSSLVFLDSQQAGSFEKSATNKFLKDTGLNKLRAVLKIPYVMNQGGRLIHRATSISLKSVMRFLTPYIKFFFNDIFVILKSALYDIATFVSKNPTVVSLALVTVIAALVIQALLIIFPAVGNAVAGGINALARLFKNEEEPSLVKTKKVKNR, from the exons atggcaGAGGAACGATATAAGTGTCCTGAATGTAGGTGCGAATGCCCTAAATGCTCTGAATGTAGGGCAAAATGTCCTAAATGTAAGTGTAATGTACCTCCAACTACGTATTCTGAATGCAATTGTGAGTGCATTGAATGTAAGAATGATTACGACCAGGGTTCCGAAGCTGGTCTAGGTACAAATTTAAGACAAATGGCAAGATTTGCTCTATTTTCAACATTAGCTGGTTCATCATTGGTATTTTTGGATTCACAACAGGCCGGAAGTTTTGAAAAAAGTGCTACAAATAAATTCCTGAAGGATACAGGTCTAAATAAACTGAGAGCTGTATTAAAAATACCCTATGTAATGAATCAAGGTGGAAGACTTATACACAGAGCAACttctatttcattaaaatctgtAATGAGATTTCTCACGCCATATATCAAATTCTTTTTCAATGATAtctttgtaattttgaaaagtgCATTGTATGATATTGCCACCTTTGTATCGAAAAATCCCACCGTTGTATCATTGGCGTTAGTTACAGTAATTGCTGCTTTAGTTATTCAagcattattaattatatttccaGCGGTTGGAAATGCTGTAGCAGGTGGAAT AAACGCATTAGCACGTCTTTTTAAAAACGAGGAAGAACCGTcgttagtaaaaacaaaaaaagtgaaaaatcgaTAA